The following are encoded together in the Rhabdothermincola salaria genome:
- the menC gene encoding o-succinylbenzoate synthase, whose protein sequence is MRIDTVELRVVALPMPSPFESAHGTVGERSLVLVRVVGPEGEGWGECGALPRPTYTDEFVDQAVLVLRDHLAPRLLDAARSGGVAGSDVDAILSDVVGHPMAKAALELAVLDAEGRRDGRALVDRLVADRTLARPEVSGGVAVGLHDTTAALVDEVVAHVGAGYGRVKLKIAPGRDEERVRAVRDAVNDALELVVDANGAYRLDGAPGDVDDARGLTWLADYGVGHVEQPLAADDLLGHAALAQQLDTPICLDESLTTERATRDALELGACSVVCVKAPRYGSWLAAARVLDRCEAAGVPAWVGGMLDGGLGRAANLALAAHPAATVTGDISGTARFFTDDVTPFLEPLARTRGGHLRFSVPSAPGIGASVDPAALARLTRHHEIVASFA, encoded by the coding sequence GTGCGCATCGACACGGTGGAACTGCGGGTGGTGGCCCTGCCGATGCCCAGCCCCTTCGAGAGCGCCCACGGCACCGTCGGCGAGCGGTCGCTCGTGCTCGTGAGGGTGGTGGGCCCGGAAGGGGAGGGCTGGGGCGAGTGCGGGGCTCTCCCGAGGCCCACCTACACCGACGAGTTCGTCGACCAGGCGGTGCTTGTCCTGCGTGACCACCTCGCCCCACGCCTGCTCGACGCCGCTCGCTCCGGGGGAGTCGCCGGCAGCGACGTCGACGCCATCCTGTCCGACGTGGTCGGGCACCCCATGGCCAAGGCGGCGCTGGAGCTCGCCGTGCTCGACGCCGAGGGGCGCCGCGACGGCCGGGCCCTGGTCGACCGCCTCGTGGCCGACCGCACCCTCGCTCGCCCGGAGGTCAGCGGTGGTGTCGCCGTGGGGCTTCACGACACCACCGCGGCGCTGGTCGACGAGGTCGTCGCCCACGTCGGGGCGGGCTACGGCCGCGTGAAGCTGAAGATCGCCCCGGGGCGCGACGAGGAGCGGGTGCGGGCCGTCCGCGACGCGGTGAACGATGCCCTGGAGCTCGTCGTCGACGCCAACGGTGCGTACCGCCTCGACGGGGCACCCGGCGACGTCGACGACGCCCGGGGCCTCACCTGGCTGGCCGACTACGGCGTCGGGCACGTGGAGCAACCCCTGGCCGCCGACGATCTGCTCGGCCACGCCGCCCTGGCCCAGCAGCTGGACACCCCGATCTGCCTGGACGAGTCGCTCACCACGGAGCGGGCCACCCGCGACGCGCTCGAGCTCGGGGCCTGCTCGGTCGTGTGCGTGAAGGCCCCCCGCTACGGGAGCTGGTTGGCCGCGGCCCGGGTCCTGGACCGGTGCGAGGCGGCCGGGGTGCCCGCCTGGGTGGGCGGCATGCTCGACGGTGGCCTCGGCCGGGCCGCCAACCTGGCGCTGGCCGCCCACCCCGCCGCCACGGTGACGGGCGACATCTCGGGCACGGCCCGCTTCTTCACCGACGACGTGACCCCCTTCCTCGAGCCCCTCGCCCGGACTCGGGGTGGTCACCTGCGCTTCTCGGTGCCGTCCGCACCGGGGATCGGCGCGTCGGTCGATCCGGCGGCGTTGGCGCGCCTCACCCGCCACCACGAGATCGTGGCGTCCTTCGCCTGA
- a CDS encoding ABC transporter substrate-binding protein, translated as MLAVLMALGLVAAACGGADRSDDASNGDDSPTTSADAGEGGPADGFGDLASPCGPAEDGVELTDQGEFVTADSITIGYGDDAGYQAAPGLNSQMSDAVVAMIDWCNEQGGINGRTVVGNYYDAKILDSTNVMLEACDQVFMLVGQGWSLDGAAEQTRVGCELPQVPGYTVSSTVAHGPWTFNAVPNPVDLTPVGQAYLLAEEYPEEVTSAAAVFGDYAATRESTEKVLDTYPEAGWEFLADCQQTYPIAGNVQWQPIVQSLKDCGAQFVYFAGSPLPNFQNFLQAGDQQDYNPLWITDANFYDDSFVAANANGYADNVFVRLAFVPFEAADQNAATQQYLDVVEESGGEPALLGAQSTSAFLLWATAADACGAELTRDCMIDQLGQITSWTGGGLHAETNPAGNQPPECVIVMRMQGTEYVQAMPEELGEFACDESYVAAVSPDVPTVVEAQLGEDRISTAYTQ; from the coding sequence TTGCTGGCCGTCTTGATGGCACTCGGTCTGGTGGCCGCCGCTTGTGGGGGCGCGGATCGCAGCGACGACGCCTCGAACGGCGACGACAGCCCGACCACCTCCGCCGACGCCGGCGAGGGCGGTCCGGCCGACGGCTTCGGCGACCTGGCCTCGCCGTGCGGTCCGGCCGAGGACGGGGTCGAGCTCACCGACCAGGGTGAGTTCGTGACCGCCGACTCGATCACCATCGGCTACGGCGACGACGCCGGCTACCAGGCTGCGCCCGGCCTCAACTCGCAGATGTCCGACGCCGTCGTCGCCATGATCGACTGGTGCAACGAACAGGGTGGCATCAACGGGCGCACCGTCGTGGGCAACTACTACGACGCCAAGATCCTGGACTCCACCAACGTCATGCTCGAGGCCTGCGACCAGGTGTTCATGCTGGTCGGTCAGGGCTGGTCCCTCGACGGTGCCGCTGAGCAGACCCGCGTCGGCTGCGAGCTGCCCCAGGTGCCCGGCTACACGGTGAGCTCCACCGTCGCCCATGGCCCCTGGACCTTCAACGCCGTGCCCAACCCGGTCGACCTGACCCCGGTGGGCCAGGCCTACCTCCTGGCCGAGGAGTACCCGGAAGAGGTGACGAGCGCCGCCGCCGTGTTCGGCGACTACGCCGCCACCCGCGAGTCCACCGAGAAGGTGCTCGACACGTACCCCGAGGCGGGCTGGGAGTTCCTGGCCGACTGCCAGCAGACCTACCCGATCGCCGGCAACGTCCAGTGGCAGCCGATCGTCCAGTCGCTGAAGGACTGCGGAGCGCAGTTCGTGTACTTCGCCGGCTCGCCCCTGCCCAACTTCCAGAACTTCCTGCAGGCCGGCGACCAGCAGGACTACAACCCCCTGTGGATCACCGACGCCAACTTCTACGACGACAGCTTCGTGGCGGCCAACGCCAACGGCTACGCCGACAACGTGTTCGTGCGGTTGGCCTTCGTGCCGTTCGAGGCTGCCGACCAGAACGCGGCCACCCAGCAGTACCTCGACGTGGTCGAGGAGTCCGGCGGGGAGCCCGCATTGCTGGGCGCGCAATCCACCTCGGCCTTCCTGCTGTGGGCGACCGCCGCGGACGCCTGCGGGGCCGAGCTCACCCGTGACTGCATGATCGACCAGCTCGGTCAGATCACCAGCTGGACCGGTGGCGGCCTGCACGCCGAGACCAACCCGGCGGGCAACCAACCGCCCGAGTGCGTCATCGTGATGCGCATGCAGGGCACCGAGTACGTCCAGGCCATGCCCGAGGAGCTCGGCGAGTTCGCCTGCGACGAGTCCTACGTGGCCGCGGTGAGCCCGGACGTGCCCACGGTCGTCGAAGCCCAGCTGGGCGAGGACCGCATCTCCACCGCCTACACCCAGTGA